One Nicotiana sylvestris chromosome 12, ASM39365v2, whole genome shotgun sequence genomic window carries:
- the LOC104216899 gene encoding auxin-responsive protein SAUR22-like, translating into MGFRLLPMISSAKQIHKLQSVLTRSHSDVPKGHFAVYVGEIEKKRYVVPITYLNHPSFQKLLRQAEEEFGFHHSMGGLTIPCNVKAFVDARVVNYLCAKPSSKAQRCNLNHFSLGLSAQIAIFRNAI; encoded by the exons ATGGGATTTCGTTTATTACCAATGATTTCCAGTGCCAAGCAAATACACAAACTACAGTCTGTTTTAACAAGGAGTCATTCAGATGTTCCAAAAGGACATTTTGCAGTTTACGTGGGAGAGATAGAGAAGAAACGATACGTCGTGCCAATAACATACCTGAATCATCCTTCTTTCCAGAAGTTATTAAGGCAAGCAGAAGAAGAATTTGGCTTTCATCATTCAATGGGCGGTTTAACAATTCCGTGTAATGTGAAAGCCTTTGTTGAT GCAAGAGTTGTAAACTACTTATGTGCAAAGCCTTCAAGCAAAGCACAAAGGTGCAATCTTAACCATTTTTCGTTGGGGCTAAGTGCACAGATAGCCATTTTCAGGAATGCTATTTAG